The following are encoded together in the Cyanobacterium aponinum PCC 10605 genome:
- the cas6 gene encoding CRISPR system precrRNA processing endoribonuclease RAMP protein Cas6 produces the protein MLIKSTWTLTVNEITLLPCSYTVFLIKNLYQKMSLDFINNPIPEITFSGIIGNCKKEGNFYILFPDEKYYLSLSGLEFNASNAIQNLKFNSSLDFLGIQLDVINRENKITSYEEIYSKLVANDPHSIREYTINFLTPTAFAQGKINLPLPIPSLMFRSWLDKWNYFCNIYLGGDELTQYLSENIYFNYYKLYSRQQYIGQQKKTGFIGEVKLKIPLKVDTLLINVVNLLMNYSNYCGTGIKTRLGMGNTSF, from the coding sequence ATGCTAATTAAGTCAACATGGACATTAACAGTAAATGAAATAACTCTTTTGCCTTGTAGTTATACAGTTTTTTTAATTAAAAATTTGTATCAAAAAATGTCCTTAGATTTTATAAATAATCCTATCCCTGAAATTACTTTTTCTGGCATAATTGGTAATTGTAAAAAAGAAGGAAACTTTTATATTTTATTCCCTGATGAAAAATATTATCTTTCATTGTCAGGATTAGAATTTAATGCCAGCAATGCTATCCAAAACTTAAAATTTAATTCTTCCTTAGACTTTTTAGGCATTCAATTAGATGTAATTAATAGAGAAAATAAAATTACTTCTTATGAAGAAATATATAGTAAATTAGTAGCAAATGATCCTCATAGTATAAGAGAATATACTATTAATTTTTTGACTCCTACTGCTTTTGCACAAGGAAAAATTAATTTACCTTTACCGATTCCTAGTTTAATGTTTCGTAGCTGGTTAGATAAATGGAATTATTTTTGTAATATTTATTTAGGAGGAGATGAATTAACGCAATATTTATCAGAAAACATCTATTTTAATTATTATAAACTATATAGTCGCCAACAATATATTGGTCAGCAAAAAAAGACAGGTTTTATCGGAGAAGTTAAACTCAAAATACCTTTAAAAGTTGACACTTTATTGATTAATGTAGTTAATCTTTTAATGAATTATTCAAATTATTGTGGCACGGGAATAAAAACTCGTTTAGGCATGGGCAACACATCTTTTTGA
- the csm5 gene encoding type III-A CRISPR-associated RAMP protein Csm5, with protein sequence MNTTTLQPLTFTKNYQTAKIRLTSPILRIGGAVSQLNPYEYIQAGGKVYLPNQEALARVLLERGKLQQYIQKIEDKEDIKYLLDSIDENWQNLTDSYDNQVFPAIGISRKWVNGKISDLRPMIRNGFGEPYIPGSSIKGAMRSAIAFFLLKHREEYNTPKRISQIEAQLRQKINNGELRRRAKFADDRLFMSDLFEDFSLGYKDKKYQPRIGPYTDFLRALDISDSTPLLAQTVPNKKTGKRKTYNIPVVTEVIVSSHFHDYNAKYKASLYTEMIFNVRCEFTITLDVEMLSWFNHNQGMKLPFNSIEELVNICQEFSQIQWDGEYDYWNNINDNKDKGKNLDFESIRDFYEEEKCPYQLRLGWGTSMGGTTINWLINDDLREQIRDTCGLKAPNFQAPKSRRTILNRDSHIRYVPGWTKLNIIN encoded by the coding sequence ATGAATACCACAACTTTACAACCTCTCACCTTCACCAAGAATTATCAAACTGCTAAGATACGTTTAACTAGCCCTATTTTGAGAATTGGAGGTGCTGTATCTCAACTTAATCCTTATGAATATATACAAGCTGGTGGTAAGGTTTATTTGCCTAATCAGGAAGCCTTAGCACGGGTTTTATTGGAGAGGGGCAAGTTACAGCAATATATTCAAAAAATTGAGGATAAAGAAGATATTAAATATCTTTTAGACAGTATTGACGAAAACTGGCAGAATTTAACAGATAGTTACGATAATCAAGTTTTTCCTGCTATTGGTATCAGTCGTAAATGGGTAAATGGTAAAATCTCTGACTTACGCCCCATGATTCGTAATGGTTTTGGTGAGCCTTATATACCCGGTAGTAGCATAAAAGGAGCAATGAGAAGTGCGATCGCATTTTTCCTACTTAAACATAGAGAAGAATATAATACCCCAAAGAGAATTAGTCAAATAGAAGCACAATTAAGACAAAAAATTAATAATGGGGAATTAAGAAGAAGAGCAAAATTTGCCGATGATAGACTATTTATGAGTGATTTATTTGAAGATTTTAGCCTAGGATATAAAGATAAAAAATATCAACCAAGAATAGGTCCTTATACTGACTTTTTAAGAGCTTTAGATATTAGTGATTCTACCCCCTTGTTAGCCCAAACTGTACCCAATAAAAAAACAGGAAAACGAAAAACTTATAATATTCCCGTTGTTACTGAAGTAATTGTTTCTAGTCATTTTCATGATTATAATGCTAAATATAAAGCCTCTTTATATACAGAAATGATTTTTAATGTACGCTGTGAATTTACCATTACTTTAGATGTAGAAATGCTATCTTGGTTTAATCATAATCAAGGTATGAAATTGCCTTTTAATAGTATTGAAGAATTAGTTAATATCTGTCAAGAATTCAGTCAAATTCAATGGGATGGGGAATATGATTATTGGAATAATATTAATGATAATAAAGATAAAGGAAAAAATTTAGATTTTGAGTCAATTAGAGATTTTTATGAAGAGGAAAAATGCCCCTATCAGTTAAGATTGGGATGGGGTACAAGTATGGGAGGCACTACCATTAACTGGTTGATAAATGACGATTTAAGAGAGCAAATAAGAGACACTTGTGGGTTAAAAGCTCCTAATTTTCAAGCCCCAAAATCCCGCCGCACCATTCTTAATCGAGATAGTCACATTCGTTATGTGCCGGGTTGGACAAAGTTAAATATTATTAATTAG
- the csm4 gene encoding type III-A CRISPR-associated RAMP protein Csm4, whose amino-acid sequence MSNWKLIHLNFTKNLAHFGEVGIGLEETQERVKSDTLFSALITSYARLFGKKEVEDLLNQINQNPHLFRHSSTFIYHRNQDKFTYYLPKPLLFPKNYPIKDDLAFTKTYKKLKHLPLTIWQKWYQKADFTQDDIEELTSKTQGKNNSHNYLAQQGVFDYQNNFEIKKNPKVAIDRNDSSTNFYHTGFVQYNYQDEKEYSGLYFLINFAENTKELEIKICAALHLLAEEGIGGEKSSGAGRFTPEWLELPPQWQDVINFNQGDLYSLISLFWNSSISSEIIDKSYYEIQERGGWIGSPFSGRQLRRKMVRMFTEGSVFSTIPQGELADVTPSDFKKVHKVYRSGISLSLPIQVQLTSISE is encoded by the coding sequence ATGTCTAATTGGAAACTAATTCATCTTAATTTTACTAAAAATTTAGCTCATTTCGGCGAAGTTGGTATAGGTTTAGAAGAAACCCAAGAAAGAGTCAAATCGGATACTTTATTTAGTGCTTTAATTACCTCCTACGCTCGTTTATTTGGCAAAAAAGAAGTTGAAGATTTATTGAACCAAATTAATCAAAATCCTCATTTATTTCGCCATAGTTCTACTTTTATTTATCATCGTAATCAAGATAAATTTACTTACTATCTACCCAAACCTTTATTATTTCCTAAAAACTATCCCATTAAGGACGATTTAGCTTTTACTAAAACCTACAAAAAACTTAAACATTTACCCTTGACAATCTGGCAAAAATGGTATCAAAAAGCAGATTTTACTCAAGATGATATAGAAGAATTAACAAGTAAAACTCAAGGAAAAAATAATAGTCATAATTACTTAGCACAACAAGGGGTATTTGATTATCAAAATAATTTTGAAATTAAGAAAAATCCCAAGGTAGCAATCGATAGAAATGATAGTAGCACCAATTTTTATCACACGGGTTTTGTACAGTACAATTACCAAGATGAAAAGGAATATTCTGGATTATATTTTCTGATTAATTTTGCTGAAAATACAAAAGAATTAGAAATAAAAATATGCGCCGCTTTACACCTTTTGGCAGAAGAGGGTATCGGTGGAGAAAAATCCAGTGGTGCGGGAAGATTTACCCCCGAATGGTTAGAATTGCCTCCCCAATGGCAAGATGTTATTAACTTTAATCAGGGAGATTTATACAGTTTAATTAGTCTATTTTGGAATTCTTCTATTTCTTCAGAAATTATCGATAAAAGCTACTATGAAATTCAAGAAAGAGGAGGATGGATAGGCTCACCTTTTTCAGGGCGACAACTAAGACGGAAGATGGTACGAATGTTTACAGAAGGTTCAGTATTTTCCACTATCCCTCAAGGGGAATTAGCAGATGTCACCCCTAGCGATTTCAAAAAAGTTCATAAAGTTTATCGCAGTGGTATTAGTCTTTCTTTGCCCATTCAAGTCCAATTAACTTCTATCTCTGAATAA
- the csm3 gene encoding type III-A CRISPR-associated RAMP protein Csm3 produces the protein MAQVIDKPQRNLLGKIIIKSDILVKTGLHIGGGAENLDIGGLDKSVIRDPITLQPYLPGSSMKGKLRSLLERMLNKPLNRSGGSGTYRYESDDTEDGYSDVQGNLVKFEGAKHCELSRVFGSTGKDCWIEKTVADSQQLDYKQTKTIEGKEYAKIKGRNYSARLIVRDAHLKADSAQRLQNIDTGLYMTEWKFENGIDRVTSAANPRQVERIPAGSVFEFEIVYTVEDETQVEKDLENIAIALKILEDDALGGHGSRGYGKINFTNFNIKYRTLDFYRQAITKKQEDKFLLDNIDNTDNLLERFQDVKGLLNPKQN, from the coding sequence ATGGCACAAGTTATCGACAAGCCCCAAAGAAATTTATTAGGTAAAATTATCATTAAAAGTGACATTCTTGTTAAAACTGGTTTACATATTGGTGGTGGTGCTGAAAATCTTGACATAGGAGGCTTAGATAAATCTGTTATTCGAGATCCGATAACCCTACAACCATATTTACCCGGTTCATCCATGAAAGGTAAATTACGCTCACTTTTAGAGAGAATGCTAAATAAACCCCTAAATCGCTCCGGTGGTAGTGGTACCTATCGCTACGAAAGTGATGATACAGAAGATGGTTATAGTGATGTGCAAGGTAATTTAGTAAAGTTTGAAGGAGCAAAACACTGTGAATTAAGTCGGGTTTTTGGTTCAACGGGCAAAGATTGTTGGATAGAAAAGACTGTTGCCGATAGTCAACAACTCGATTATAAACAGACAAAAACCATTGAAGGGAAAGAGTATGCCAAAATCAAGGGGCGCAACTACAGTGCTAGATTAATTGTCCGAGATGCTCATTTAAAAGCCGATTCGGCTCAACGTCTGCAAAATATTGACACGGGCTTATATATGACCGAGTGGAAATTTGAAAATGGCATCGATCGAGTCACTTCCGCCGCCAATCCCCGTCAAGTGGAGCGTATTCCCGCAGGTTCTGTATTTGAGTTTGAAATTGTTTATACGGTAGAGGATGAAACTCAGGTAGAAAAAGACTTAGAGAATATTGCGATCGCACTTAAAATTCTGGAAGATGATGCCCTAGGGGGGCATGGTTCAAGGGGATATGGCAAAATAAACTTTACTAACTTTAACATAAAATATCGCACTCTTGACTTTTATCGTCAAGCTATTACAAAGAAACAAGAGGATAAATTTCTTCTGGATAATATTGATAATACAGATAATTTATTAGAGAGATTTCAAGATGTAAAAGGATTGTTAAATCCGAAACAAAATTAG
- the csm2 gene encoding type III-A CRISPR-associated protein Csm2 yields the protein MDKPRLNQPPNRGNITQKTQNSNKNNNSQNKSEGQKQTNMTSTQTILNSLKNTETFKEYPIRDLVKHSEEFGRYLKNQRLETNQIRKFLDAINRLKVKLTQAGENEDKAQLFRLVEPEIVLLKPKLAYAAARVDAAKPLSEVMAQVIDKVQSLDDFERLVQFIESIIAYHKAAGGK from the coding sequence ATGGATAAACCAAGGTTAAACCAACCACCAAATCGGGGTAATATAACTCAAAAAACGCAAAATTCTAACAAAAATAATAATAGTCAGAATAAAAGTGAGGGTCAAAAACAGACAAATATGACAAGCACTCAGACAATTTTAAATAGTTTAAAAAACACAGAAACATTTAAAGAATATCCCATCCGAGATTTAGTTAAACATTCGGAAGAATTTGGTAGATATTTAAAAAATCAACGGTTAGAAACCAACCAAATTCGTAAGTTTTTAGACGCAATAAATCGTCTTAAAGTTAAACTAACTCAAGCAGGAGAAAATGAGGATAAAGCCCAATTATTTCGATTAGTTGAACCCGAAATTGTCTTACTAAAACCCAAATTAGCCTACGCCGCCGCTAGAGTGGATGCCGCTAAACCTTTGAGTGAGGTTATGGCACAAGTCATCGATAAAGTTCAATCATTAGATGATTTCGAGCGTTTAGTTCAATTCATCGAATCTATTATTGCCTATCATAAAGCCGCAGGAGGAAAATAA
- the cas10 gene encoding type III-A CRISPR-associated protein Cas10/Csm1 produces MENKEVTSHSIALSVLQEGIKKLAQWLELDFPSLPLMQHQAIIRAKEVMSWQNESEFKPLNLLFDSIHLQGYKRQENVHYLPPSIIKNESPILELPALEIPDISNFKKQVKEIIGNLNEEDLNNLSLLNLCLEKIGSYVSYGDNDIAYSDFVKSIVMIAVSLKNNPSADSIGLIGGDLSGIQKFIYTISADGALKSLRARSFFLELVTTEITQQLLTELNLPLTNVIYAGGGNLYILTNNNHEENKRITNIIKARFNDWFSKSYQGKMFLALDYVTLPVDSLSNDKLSEYWQKIPKKLGKQKQQKFSNQIRDFLTPQPSYESCQVCHRDDQLKLKPLNPHDAYSSSACWVCRTMFDLGSRLFKIKAIVRAKRAKNKGFDRTERVNKIVLPGYEYYLYENINKALSLVNAETIFLINNWDLSNYKNEKIEPILLGNYGKKTELENESGFMSAGEMVKIAENSGKIGRVAYLRMDVDNLGKIFAQGLGEKLNLPRLASLSRQMTYFFKVYLNTLATEKNYNLLFIYAGGDDLFISGVWNEVIDFAFEIYQSFRKYTGYNPSVTLSAGISFAGAKYPLYQSANESGEAEEKAKGNGRDSLGLFGEVFKWEEWLGKKDIHVNQLERLDNLREYLGGDVYLSLFGVKPIVDSLQKINNSYSRNFIQNLLATAKIQEQKIKEAQKRKTGLIYKEEIDDLKYFLHLPKIAYTLTRLPNEVINHPQFEPIKTSLKSPYNSRYYRAIAIWLELLNRSS; encoded by the coding sequence ATGGAAAATAAAGAAGTAACAAGTCATTCAATCGCCCTTTCTGTTTTGCAAGAAGGAATAAAGAAACTAGCCCAGTGGTTGGAGTTGGATTTTCCCTCACTGCCATTAATGCAACATCAAGCAATTATTCGGGCAAAAGAAGTGATGTCATGGCAAAATGAATCAGAATTTAAACCCTTGAATTTACTTTTTGACTCCATTCATCTTCAAGGTTATAAGCGACAAGAAAATGTCCATTATTTACCGCCTTCTATCATTAAAAACGAATCCCCCATTTTAGAATTACCCGCATTAGAAATTCCCGACATTAGCAATTTTAAAAAACAAGTAAAAGAAATAATTGGTAACTTGAATGAGGAAGATTTAAATAATTTGTCTTTATTGAATCTCTGTTTAGAAAAAATAGGCTCTTATGTTAGTTATGGAGACAATGACATTGCTTATAGTGATTTTGTGAAATCTATCGTCATGATAGCCGTTAGTCTAAAAAATAATCCCTCCGCCGATAGTATTGGTTTGATTGGAGGAGATTTATCAGGAATTCAAAAATTTATCTATACAATTTCTGCTGATGGTGCTTTAAAATCTTTACGAGCTAGAAGTTTTTTCCTTGAATTAGTGACAACGGAAATCACTCAACAATTATTAACAGAATTGAATTTACCTCTTACTAATGTTATTTATGCAGGAGGAGGAAATTTGTATATTCTAACCAATAATAATCATGAAGAAAATAAACGAATAACTAATATTATTAAAGCTCGTTTTAATGATTGGTTTAGTAAAAGCTATCAAGGAAAAATGTTTCTTGCTTTAGACTATGTAACTTTACCAGTGGATAGTTTAAGCAATGATAAATTGTCTGAATATTGGCAAAAAATTCCCAAAAAATTAGGAAAACAAAAACAGCAAAAATTTAGTAATCAAATTAGAGATTTTTTAACACCCCAACCTAGTTATGAATCTTGTCAAGTTTGCCATCGAGATGACCAACTCAAGTTGAAGCCTTTAAATCCTCATGATGCTTATTCTTCCTCTGCTTGTTGGGTGTGTCGCACCATGTTTGATTTAGGTAGTCGTCTATTTAAAATTAAGGCTATTGTTCGAGCAAAAAGAGCAAAGAATAAAGGTTTTGATCGCACTGAAAGGGTAAATAAAATTGTTTTACCCGGTTATGAATACTATCTCTATGAAAATATTAATAAGGCTTTATCTCTCGTTAATGCAGAGACAATTTTTTTAATTAACAATTGGGATTTAAGTAATTATAAAAATGAAAAAATTGAGCCTATTTTACTAGGTAATTACGGCAAAAAAACAGAATTAGAAAATGAATCGGGTTTCATGTCTGCGGGCGAAATGGTGAAAATCGCAGAAAATTCAGGAAAAATTGGGCGAGTTGCTTATTTACGCATGGATGTTGATAACTTAGGCAAGATTTTTGCTCAAGGGTTAGGTGAGAAATTAAATTTACCTCGTTTGGCTAGTTTATCCCGTCAAATGACCTATTTTTTTAAAGTTTATCTTAATACTTTAGCAACAGAAAAAAATTATAATTTGTTATTTATCTACGCTGGGGGAGATGATTTATTTATCAGTGGCGTTTGGAATGAAGTTATAGATTTTGCTTTTGAAATTTATCAATCTTTTCGGAAATATACTGGTTATAATCCTAGCGTTACTTTATCGGCGGGAATTAGTTTTGCTGGGGCGAAATATCCTCTTTATCAATCAGCAAATGAATCAGGAGAAGCGGAAGAAAAAGCTAAGGGAAATGGCCGTGATAGTTTGGGTTTATTTGGGGAAGTTTTTAAGTGGGAAGAATGGCTAGGTAAAAAAGATATTCATGTTAATCAGTTAGAAAGATTAGATAATTTAAGAGAATATTTAGGGGGTGATGTTTATTTAAGTTTGTTTGGTGTTAAACCTATTGTGGATAGTTTACAGAAAATAAATAATAGTTATTCTCGTAATTTTATTCAGAATTTATTGGCAACGGCTAAAATACAAGAACAAAAAATTAAAGAAGCACAAAAAAGAAAAACAGGTCTTATTTATAAAGAGGAAATAGATGATTTAAAATATTTTTTACACTTACCAAAAATAGCTTATACCTTGACTAGATTACCTAATGAGGTTATAAATCATCCTCAATTTGAACCTATTAAAACTTCTTTAAAAAGCCCTTATAATTCCCGTTATTACCGTGCGATCGCAATTTGGTTAGAATTATTAAATCGTTCATCATAA
- a CDS encoding NAD(P)/FAD-dependent oxidoreductase, which translates to MKVTEILYIEVSQPNPNIVCQWLHNTWQPSVGKKVNTSDGIRLELADNHHLSIFVWGLQRTTYLKIFRWGEKQVLAENKIKKEFEKAIKAQFPPYYPSLPDIDLNQNNIFSALESYYPKTVKYFQKMPQGEYDLKRAYWWEKNWRESVKNKDKNINLTPKQVIFKDKTTGKADYDLIYVGGALGAIHAALMAKLGYHVLLIERLKFGRMNREWNISREEFQVLIDNGLFTKKEFESIIAAEYKDGFSKFFDAHNPSNLKAKVLHTPKVLNIAIDTSRLLTLCGQKLKQYGADIWEETEFNRVTIGKDLVTVNTTYSPTGEEKEATGRLLIDAMGTASPIAWQLAGDKTFDSVCPTVGAIVEGFEPEVWDFDYGDVLFSHGDISRGRQLIWELFPAEGKEVTIYLFHYHQVHPDNPGSLLEMYEDFFSILPEYRRCDLDKLTWKKPTFGYIPGRFTVSKDDRKIGCDRILCIGDAASVQSPLIFTGFGSLVRNLGKLTNLLDIALKYNLLDGESLNQIQAYQSNIAVTWMFSKGMMVPTHKTLPPQRINSMLNTFFGLLASEPETADTFIKDRTDWLTFNRLALKAASQNPPLLLWIWQMAGNKDIFKWLGSYFNFTIDAFKNFLFSPWFPQWLASQESWLPEYNPKLWFNLKVFASNLPKK; encoded by the coding sequence ATGAAAGTTACAGAAATTTTATATATAGAAGTCTCTCAACCCAATCCTAATATAGTTTGTCAGTGGTTGCATAATACTTGGCAACCCAGTGTGGGTAAAAAAGTTAACACTTCTGATGGTATCCGCTTAGAATTAGCTGACAATCATCACTTATCAATTTTTGTTTGGGGATTACAGAGAACTACATATTTAAAAATCTTTCGTTGGGGAGAAAAACAAGTATTAGCAGAAAATAAAATCAAAAAAGAATTTGAAAAAGCAATTAAGGCTCAATTTCCTCCTTATTATCCCTCCTTACCCGACATTGACTTAAATCAAAATAACATCTTTTCAGCTCTTGAATCTTACTACCCTAAAACTGTTAAATATTTTCAAAAAATGCCCCAAGGAGAATATGATTTAAAACGGGCTTATTGGTGGGAAAAAAATTGGCGTGAAAGTGTTAAAAATAAAGATAAAAATATTAATTTAACTCCTAAACAAGTTATCTTTAAAGATAAAACTACAGGTAAAGCAGATTATGATTTAATCTATGTAGGAGGTGCTTTAGGTGCAATTCATGCCGCTTTAATGGCGAAACTAGGCTACCACGTTTTATTAATTGAACGCTTAAAATTTGGCAGAATGAACCGAGAGTGGAATATTTCACGGGAAGAGTTTCAAGTTTTAATCGATAATGGTTTATTTACAAAAAAAGAATTTGAATCAATTATTGCGGCTGAATATAAAGACGGTTTTAGTAAGTTTTTTGATGCCCATAATCCTAGTAATTTAAAAGCTAAAGTTTTGCATACTCCCAAGGTTTTAAATATTGCCATTGATACCAGCAGGTTGTTAACTTTATGTGGACAAAAATTAAAGCAATATGGGGCGGATATTTGGGAAGAGACGGAGTTTAATCGAGTCACTATTGGCAAAGATTTAGTCACAGTAAATACGACTTATTCCCCAACAGGAGAGGAAAAAGAAGCCACGGGAAGATTATTAATTGATGCCATGGGCACTGCTTCCCCTATTGCTTGGCAATTGGCAGGAGATAAGACTTTTGATAGTGTTTGCCCTACTGTTGGTGCTATTGTTGAAGGATTTGAGCCTGAAGTGTGGGATTTTGACTATGGGGATGTTTTATTTTCTCATGGGGATATTTCAAGAGGAAGACAGTTGATTTGGGAATTATTCCCCGCCGAAGGTAAGGAGGTAACAATTTATTTATTCCACTATCATCAAGTCCATCCTGATAACCCCGGCTCATTACTAGAAATGTATGAGGATTTCTTCTCGATTTTACCAGAATATCGTCGTTGTGATCTGGATAAATTAACTTGGAAAAAACCTACTTTCGGTTACATTCCGGGGCGCTTCACCGTTTCTAAAGATGATCGAAAAATAGGATGCGATCGCATTTTATGTATTGGAGATGCAGCATCAGTGCAGTCTCCCTTGATTTTTACAGGATTTGGCTCATTAGTGCGAAATTTAGGCAAATTAACCAATCTTTTAGACATAGCCTTAAAATATAACCTGCTAGATGGAGAATCATTGAATCAAATTCAGGCATATCAAAGCAATATAGCCGTTACTTGGATGTTTTCCAAAGGGATGATGGTGCCTACCCATAAAACCTTGCCACCTCAAAGAATTAACTCTATGTTAAATACATTCTTTGGTTTACTTGCCTCGGAGCCTGAAACAGCAGATACCTTTATTAAGGATCGCACAGATTGGCTAACTTTTAACAGATTAGCACTAAAAGCGGCTAGTCAGAATCCTCCCCTTCTCCTGTGGATTTGGCAAATGGCAGGAAATAAAGATATTTTTAAATGGTTAGGCTCTTATTTTAACTTTACTATTGATGCGTTCAAAAACTTTTTATTTAGCCCTTGGTTTCCCCAATGGTTAGCCTCTCAAGAATCATGGCTACCAGAATATAACCCGAAACTATGGTTTAACCTCAAAGTATTTGCATCCAACTTACCAAAAAAATAA
- the folD gene encoding bifunctional methylenetetrahydrofolate dehydrogenase/methenyltetrahydrofolate cyclohydrolase FolD, with the protein MVAQILDGKNLAKKIQSRLQADIEKQVAIKNRRPGLAVLMVGDNPASAVYVRNKEKACQKIGMESFGKHFPDTVSQKELENVIEELNCDRNVDGILVQLPLPEKFDAVGLLHKIAPEKDADGLHPENLGKLVRGEKGLRSCTPAGVMEILADNNIDLEGKKAVVVGRSILVGKPLALMLLEKNATVTIAHSRTENLAAVTREADILIAAVGKPEMITADMVKPSAVVIDVGINRLETEDGKGYLVGDVAYEQVKEVASYITPVPGGVGPMTVAMLLQNTYDSYLNRVEKN; encoded by the coding sequence ATGGTAGCTCAAATTTTAGACGGTAAAAACTTAGCAAAAAAAATTCAATCCCGTTTACAAGCTGACATTGAAAAACAAGTAGCAATAAAAAATAGACGCCCCGGATTAGCTGTTTTGATGGTGGGAGATAATCCTGCTAGTGCAGTTTATGTGAGAAACAAGGAAAAAGCCTGTCAGAAAATAGGTATGGAATCTTTCGGCAAACACTTTCCTGATACGGTGTCTCAAAAAGAATTAGAAAATGTCATTGAAGAATTAAACTGCGATCGCAATGTAGATGGTATATTGGTACAATTACCCTTACCAGAAAAATTTGATGCGGTTGGCTTACTTCATAAAATCGCCCCAGAAAAAGATGCAGACGGCTTACATCCAGAGAATTTAGGGAAATTAGTAAGAGGAGAAAAAGGTTTAAGAAGTTGCACTCCCGCAGGAGTTATGGAAATCTTAGCGGATAATAATATTGATTTAGAAGGAAAAAAAGCCGTTGTGGTTGGTAGAAGCATATTAGTTGGTAAACCTCTTGCTTTGATGCTATTAGAAAAAAACGCTACGGTTACTATTGCCCATTCTCGCACAGAAAATCTAGCCGCCGTCACCCGTGAAGCCGATATTTTAATTGCCGCCGTTGGAAAGCCAGAAATGATTACCGCCGATATGGTTAAACCCTCTGCGGTAGTAATTGATGTGGGAATTAATCGCTTAGAAACCGAAGACGGAAAAGGATATTTAGTGGGTGATGTTGCCTATGAGCAAGTTAAAGAAGTAGCAAGTTATATTACTCCTGTACCCGGAGGCGTGGGACCCATGACAGTGGCAATGTTATTACAAAATACCTATGACAGTTATTTGAATCGTGTGGAAAAAAATTAA